The region CGCCCAGCACCGCCAGTCGGACCGAGCGGGAACGGGAGGACTTCGGGGCGAGGGGCGTCAGGGAACCGGCAGTCAGGAAGCTGGGCATCGTTGGGAAAAATCATACAGGCCCGCCCCGGCTGGACACCCTACCCCCACCGGGCCGCACCTGGGGGTAGCATCCGCGGTGATGACGCTCGCCGCCCGCGCCCACGCCCACCTCAGCGAGGCTGCCCTGCACGGCAACCTGACCCACCTGTCCCGCCGCGCCGCCACGCCGCTGCTGCTGCCCGTCAAGGCCAACGCGTACGGGCACGGCCTGCGCGAGATCGTCACCCTGGCCGCCCGCCACCCGGACGTGTGGGGGTTCGCGGTCGCCACGCCCCGCGAGGCCGCGCAGGTCGCCGCGCTGCACACCGGGCGACCCACGCTGCTCCTCACCCCACCCACCCCAGCCGAGGTGCCCGTCCTGGCCGACCTGGGCGTCCGCCTGCCCGTCGCCTCCCTGGCCGAAGCCGACGCTCTGCCCGCCCACGCCCGCGCGCACCTGAAGGTGGACACCGGCATGAACCGCCTGGGCGCCCGCCCCGAGGAGGCCATCCGGGTCGGCGCCCGCCTCGCCGAACGCGGCCTGCTGGAAGGCGCGTACACGCACTTCGCCACCGCCGACGAACCCGACCTGAGCTTCGCCTATGACCAGCTGCGCCGCTTCCGGACCGTGCTGGACGCCCTGCCCGCCACGTCGCAGCCCCTGCTGGCCCACGCGGCCAACGGTGGCGGCATCCTGTCCTTCGGGGCGCTGCCCGGCATGCGCCTCGCCCGGCCCGGCCTGACCAGCTACGGCTTCGCGCCACCGCACCTGCGCGCCGCGCTCCCCCTGCGGCCGGTCATGACCCTCACCGCGCAGGTCACGCACCTGCACACCGCCCACGCCGGAGAGACCGTCAGCTACGGCGGCCTGTGGCGTGCCCCACACGACACCCGGGTCGCCACGGTCGGCATCGGCTACGCCGACGGGTACCCCAGGGGCGCCACCGGCCGCGCCCACGTCCTCATCGCGGGTCAGCGTCGCCCCGTCCTGGGCCGCATCTGCATGGATCAGCTCATGGTGGACGCCACCGGCCTGGACGTTCAGCTGGGCGACCCCGTCACCCTCTGGACCGACCACGACCTGACCGTCACCGACGTCGCCGCGTGGGGCGACACCATCGAATACGAGGTGCTGACCGGACTGGGCGAACGGGTGGACAGGGTTGTGGGGAGTGGGGAGTAGGGAGTGTGAACAGCAGGGAGAGTGGGGCGCCGGATGAGTCCAGGCGCCCCACTCTTTTCCACTTCCCACCACCCACTCCCCACTTCCCTCAGAAGAAGCGACTGACGTCCCGCACGACCACGAACGCCATGAGGAGCATCACGAACGCGAAGCCCGCGAAGTTGATCGCCTGTTCCTGCTGGAAGGTCAGGGGGCGGCCGCGCAGTGCGCCCACGAACGCCAGCACGATGCGACCGCCGTCCAGGCCGGGGATGGGGATCAGGTTGAAGAACGCCAGGGAGAGGTTCAGCAGGATGGCGACCTGCACCAGGGCCCAGGGGCTGACGGCGGCGGCGCGGGAGACGATCTCGGCGGTGCCGATGGGGCCGCTGACGTTCTCGTCCCGCGTGAAGTTCAGGGTGAAGAAGCGCTGGAACAGCCCGGCGAAGGATTGGATGACCTGCGGGACGGCCTCACCGGTCACCTGCCACGCGCGGATGAACGCCGCGCCGACACTGACGGGCTGCACGTCCGGCGCGTAGCGGATGCCGAGCAGTTGCCGCTCGCCGTTCAGGGTGGGCGTCCAGTCGAACAGGACGTCGCGGGGCTGCCCGTCGCGCACCACCGTGAAGGTGTGCGGCCCGTCCTTCGTCAGGACGTCACGCACCCCCTCCCACCCGGCCACCGTGCGGCCACCGACCGTCGCCGTCTCCGGGATGTCCTGCCCGTCGATGGCGGTGATGACGTCCCCCACGCGCAGGTCCAGCGTCTGCGCGCGGCTGCCCGGCACGACCTCCTCGATACGGGCGCGGTCCGGCACGGCCACGCCCTGCGAACTGAACGACACGGTCATCAGGCCGATCGCCAGCAGCAGGTTCGTCAGCGGCCCGGCCAGCAGGATCGCCACCTTGCCCCACACCGGCAGCGCCGCGAAGCCGCGCGTGGGCTGGCGGTAGCCGCCCTGCCCGTCCTCCTCGGGGGCCATGCCGTCGATCTCCACGTACCCGCCGATGGGCAGCAGGCTCAGGCGCCACTCGGTGCCGCGCCACTGCCGCCGCAACAGCACCGGGCCCATGCCGACGCTGAACGAGTGCACGGCCACGCCCTGCCGCCGCGCCAGCGCGTAGTGCGCCAGCTCGTGCAGGAACGTCGCCACGCCGATGATCAGCACCGTCCACAGCAGGCCCAGCGGGGTCAGGGCCGCCGCGATGCCCTGCACGACGTTCACAGCGCCTCCGATGGGACGGCGGGGTTCAGCCGTGCCAACCGAGCGGATGCGAGTGGGATCAGGACGGGGACCGGACGTGGAGTTCGTCCTTCGGCGACCTCCCGGAGGGCGAACGCAACAGACGGTGCCCGTCTCATGCCCTTCCCCCGTTCGCTGCGAGTTCCTGTGCGCGGGTGCGGGCCCAGGCGTCCACCTCGGCCAGCGTGTCCCAGGTCAGGGTCCCGGCGGGTGTGTCGTCCAGCACCCGTTCCAGCACCCTGGGGATGTCCGTGAAGCCGATCTGCCCGGCTAGGAACGCGTCCACCGCCACCTCGTCGGCGGCGTTCAGCGCGACCGGCAGCAGCCCCCCGGCCTCCCCGGCGCGGTACGCGAGGCCCAGGCACGGGAAGCGGTCCAGGTCCGGCTCGCGGAACTCCCAGGTGCCGCGCATCGGCCAGCCCAGATGCGTGCCGACCTCGCGCCCGCGCCGCGCGCCGCGCACGTCCCCGGGGCGCGTCATGCCGGTCGGCGCGGCGTCCACGGCGTACGCGATGGGCAGGCGCATGTCGGTCGGCCCGAACTGCGCCTTCAGGCTCCCGTCGCGGAAACGCACCGCCGCGTGGATCAGGCTCTGCGGGTGCACCACCACGCCCACCTGCGACAGCGGCAGGCCGTACAGGCTGGCGCACTCCATGACCTCCAGCCCCTTGTTCATCAGCGTGGCGCTGTCGATCGTGACCTTCGGGCCCATGCTCCACGACGGGTGCCGCAGCGCCTGCTCGGGCGTCACGCCGCTCAGGTCGGCGGGGCCCTCGCGGAACGGCCCGCCGGACGCCGTGAGGATCACCTCGGCCACGTCCACCATGTCCTCGCCCGTCAGGCACTGGAACACTCCGGTGTGCTCGGAATCGATGGGCACCACGCGCCCGCCGCCCACGGCTGCGGCCTCCCACATCAGGTGCGCCGCCGTGACCATCGCCTCCTTGGTCGCCAGCGCCACCGCCTGCCCGGCCTCCAGCGCCGCGCGGGTGGGCGCCAGCCCGATCAGGCCGCTCATGGCGTTCACGACCACCCCCGTCGGCAGGCTCGCCACCTCGACCGGGTCGGCGATCACTCGCACGCCCGGCAGCGCCTCCCGCGCCTGCGCCAGCACGCCCGCGTCCACGCTGACCAGTTCGGGCCGGAACTCCCGCACCTGCGCGGCCAGCAACTCCACGTTGCGCCCGGCGGCCAGCGCCGTCACCCGCCAGCCGCGCCCCCGCGCCACGTCCAGCGTCTGCGTGCCGATGCTGCCCGTACTGCCCAGCACCGCGATCCCGCGCCCTGCACCCTCGGAAAGACTCATCCCCCGCATGCTAGACGACGCGGGGGACGGAAGCGGCGGGACCGCGCACGATTGGCGCTGCCCTCAGCGGGTGAAGACGCTGATGTTCAGGAACAGGTACGTGGCGGGCACCGCGAACAGCAGGCTGTCCACCCGGTCGAGGAACCCCCCGTGCCCCGGCAGGCTGCTGCCACTGTCCTTGGTCTTCAGCGCCCGCTTGAGCAGACTCTCGGACAGGTCGCCCAGCTGACTGGCGCTGGCGACCAGGATCGAGTACAGCAGCGCCTCGAACGGCGTCCACACGTGCGTGAAGGTCGTCAGGGCCAGCACCACCAGGAAGCTGAACGCCAGGCCGCCCACGGCCCCCTCGACGGTCTTGCCGGGACTGACCTCCGGGGCCAGTTTGCGCCGCCCGAAGAAGTACCCCACGAAGTACCCGCCGATGTCCGCCGCGAACGTCGCCATCAGCGGCAGCGCGAAGTACAGCAGGCCGTCCCCGGCGTCCGGGCTGTAGCGCAGCATCAGGAAGTACCCCAGCAGCCACGGGATGTACAGCAGCCCGAACATCGAGTACACGATGCGCTCCAGGGGCCGCTCGCCGGGCCGGATGACCTCCACGACCAGCATGTAGCCCAGCGCGACCGTCAGGACCGCCTCGCGCCACGACCCGCCGGGCCACGGCGCGTGCGGCCACAGCGGCAGGCTGGCGATCATGATCGCGACCGTGAACACGCCCAGGCTCACGCGGCGCACGTCGATGTCGTTGCGGTCCAGCATGCGGATGTACTCGAACAGGCACATCAGGGCCACGACGATCAGCGCGGGCAGCAGCGCCACCCAGCCGATCCACACGATCACGCTCAGGAGCGCGAAGCCCACCACGCTCGTCAGGACGCGGCTGCTCAGCGACTCCACGCGGCCCCCAGTGGACGACCCATAGGAAAGTGCCGCCGGGGAGACCGGCGGTCACGGGCAGGGGAGGCGGGGGGCCTCACCCGAGGATTTCCTGCTCCTTCTTCTGGAAGGTCTGATCCACGCGCGCGATGAACTCGTCGGTGATCTTCTGCACGTCGGCCTCGCCGCGCTTGATCTCGTCGTCGCCGATGCCCTCGACCTTCTTCACCTCGTCCAGCGCGTGCTTGCGGATGTTGCGCACGGCGATGCGGGCGTCCTCCGAGTAGCTCTTGGCGTTCTTCACGAGGTCCTTGCGCCGCTCCTCGGTCAGCATGGGCAGGCTGATGAAGATCGTGTCGCCCTTGTTGTTCGGGTTCAGGCCCAGGTCGCTGTCGCGGATGGCCTTCTCGATCGGGTTCAGCGCGCCGCGGTCCCAGGGGGTGATGACCAGCGTGCGGGCGTCGGGCGTGGTGATGCTCGCCACCTGATCGATCGGCATGGTGCTGCCGTAGTAGTCCACGACGATCTTCTTCAGGATGCCGGGGTTGGCGCGGCCCGTGCGCAGCACCGAGAGGTTATTTTCCAGCGATTCGATGGCCTTGCCCATCTTCTCGCGGGTGTCGGCCTGGATGGTTTTCATGTCAGCCATGGGTGAGTCTCCTTGCAGGAAAGTGTCGCCAGTCTAAGCGATCAGGACGTCGGTCCGCTGTCAGGGGTCGTACGGATTCCGTCTGTTCCTCTGGCCACCCGGAACTGCACCGGGTGGCCACCTCCACGTCCGGAACCCGTTTTGCTTCTGCTCGCATCCGCTCGGATGGAACCGCTGACATCAGCCGGTCCACCGAAGCTAGTCTCAGCTCTGGATGAGCGTGCCCACCCGCTCGCCCCGGAACAGGCGCGGCAGGTTGCCCTCCTGGAACAGGTCGAACACCACGATCGGCAGGCCCTTGTCCATGCACAGCGTCAGCGCGGTGGCGTCCATGACCTCCAGGCGCTGCTCGACGACCTGGAGGTGCGTGGCCTGCGCGATGAACTTGGCGTCCGGGTTCTTGCGGGGGTCGCTGTCGTACACGCCGTCCACCTTGTTCTTCGCCATCAGCACGACGTCCGCCCCGACTTCCAGGGCGCGCAGGGTGCTCGTCGTGTCGGTCGTGAAGAACGGCGCGCCGTTCCCCCCGCCGAAGATCACGACGCGGCCCTTTTCCAGGTGACGGATCGCGCGGCGGCGGATGTACGGCTCGGCCACGGCCGCCATCTGGATGGCGCTCATGACGCGGGTGGGCCGCCCGGCGCTCTCCATGGCGTCCTGCAGGGCCATGGCGTTCATCACGGTGCCCAGCATGCCGATGTAGTCGGCGGTGGCGGGGTCCATGCCCTGCCCGTTGCGCGCCCCGCGCCACAGGTTCCCGCCGCCGATCACGATCGACAGTTCGATGTCGGTGCCGTCCAGCGCGTCCGTGATGCGCCGGGCCAGCGCGGCCGTCGTCTCGGGGCTGATCCCGAAGCCCGACTCGCCAGCCAGGAACTCACCAGATAATTTCAACAGGACACGCTTGAACATGCTTCACCTCTACGAATGGGGGGGGCGGGAAGGGGCAGGAGAAACCGGCAACCGCGCGGGGCGGCTGCCGGGTGCCCCTGACGGGTACGGCCAGCTGTGACGCGGGGGCCGCCGCGCGAAGGCCCCCGCAGCGGGGGGCCTGTGAAGGGCTTTAAGCGCCGATCTCGAAGCGGACGAAGCGCTTGACGGTCGCGCCGCCCAGGTACTTGGCGACGGTCAGGCTGTTGTCCTTCACGAACGCCTGCTCGGGCAGGACCTTCTCGGAGTAGAACTTGCCGATCTGGCCCTCGACGATCTTCTCGACGATCTGCTGGGGCTTGCCTTCGTTCAGCGCCTTGTTCGTGAGGATCTCGCGCTCCTTTTCGATATCGCTGGAGTCCACCTCGTCACGGCTGAGGAACTGGGGGCGCTCGGCGGCGACGTGCAGGGCCACGTCCTTGGCCTGGGCTTCGCTGCCGCCCTCGACGTCCACGAGCACGCCGATCTTGCCGTTGCTGTGCACGTAGCCGGCGACGGTGCTGCCCTCGAGGTACGCGACCTTGTTCAGGACGATGTTCTCACCGATCTTGCCGGCGGTCGCGGCGACCAGGTCGGCGACGGTCTCGCCGTCCACGGTGTACGCCTTGAAGGTGTCGAGGTCGCTGGTCTTGGCGGCCAGCGCGGCCTGCGCGAGCTTCTCGACGACAGCCTGGAAGTCGCTGTTGCGGGCGACGAAGTCGGTCTCGCTGTTCACTTC is a window of Deinococcus grandis DNA encoding:
- the alr gene encoding alanine racemase; the encoded protein is MTLAARAHAHLSEAALHGNLTHLSRRAATPLLLPVKANAYGHGLREIVTLAARHPDVWGFAVATPREAAQVAALHTGRPTLLLTPPTPAEVPVLADLGVRLPVASLAEADALPAHARAHLKVDTGMNRLGARPEEAIRVGARLAERGLLEGAYTHFATADEPDLSFAYDQLRRFRTVLDALPATSQPLLAHAANGGGILSFGALPGMRLARPGLTSYGFAPPHLRAALPLRPVMTLTAQVTHLHTAHAGETVSYGGLWRAPHDTRVATVGIGYADGYPRGATGRAHVLIAGQRRPVLGRICMDQLMVDATGLDVQLGDPVTLWTDHDLTVTDVAAWGDTIEYEVLTGLGERVDRVVGSGE
- a CDS encoding M50 family metallopeptidase gives rise to the protein MNVVQGIAAALTPLGLLWTVLIIGVATFLHELAHYALARRQGVAVHSFSVGMGPVLLRRQWRGTEWRLSLLPIGGYVEIDGMAPEEDGQGGYRQPTRGFAALPVWGKVAILLAGPLTNLLLAIGLMTVSFSSQGVAVPDRARIEEVVPGSRAQTLDLRVGDVITAIDGQDIPETATVGGRTVAGWEGVRDVLTKDGPHTFTVVRDGQPRDVLFDWTPTLNGERQLLGIRYAPDVQPVSVGAAFIRAWQVTGEAVPQVIQSFAGLFQRFFTLNFTRDENVSGPIGTAEIVSRAAAVSPWALVQVAILLNLSLAFFNLIPIPGLDGGRIVLAFVGALRGRPLTFQQEQAINFAGFAFVMLLMAFVVVRDVSRFF
- the dxr gene encoding 1-deoxy-D-xylulose-5-phosphate reductoisomerase; the encoded protein is MSLSEGAGRGIAVLGSTGSIGTQTLDVARGRGWRVTALAAGRNVELLAAQVREFRPELVSVDAGVLAQAREALPGVRVIADPVEVASLPTGVVVNAMSGLIGLAPTRAALEAGQAVALATKEAMVTAAHLMWEAAAVGGGRVVPIDSEHTGVFQCLTGEDMVDVAEVILTASGGPFREGPADLSGVTPEQALRHPSWSMGPKVTIDSATLMNKGLEVMECASLYGLPLSQVGVVVHPQSLIHAAVRFRDGSLKAQFGPTDMRLPIAYAVDAAPTGMTRPGDVRGARRGREVGTHLGWPMRGTWEFREPDLDRFPCLGLAYRAGEAGGLLPVALNAADEVAVDAFLAGQIGFTDIPRVLERVLDDTPAGTLTWDTLAEVDAWARTRAQELAANGGRA
- a CDS encoding phosphatidate cytidylyltransferase; translated protein: MESLSSRVLTSVVGFALLSVIVWIGWVALLPALIVVALMCLFEYIRMLDRNDIDVRRVSLGVFTVAIMIASLPLWPHAPWPGGSWREAVLTVALGYMLVVEVIRPGERPLERIVYSMFGLLYIPWLLGYFLMLRYSPDAGDGLLYFALPLMATFAADIGGYFVGYFFGRRKLAPEVSPGKTVEGAVGGLAFSFLVVLALTTFTHVWTPFEALLYSILVASASQLGDLSESLLKRALKTKDSGSSLPGHGGFLDRVDSLLFAVPATYLFLNISVFTR
- the frr gene encoding ribosome recycling factor; its protein translation is MADMKTIQADTREKMGKAIESLENNLSVLRTGRANPGILKKIVVDYYGSTMPIDQVASITTPDARTLVITPWDRGALNPIEKAIRDSDLGLNPNNKGDTIFISLPMLTEERRKDLVKNAKSYSEDARIAVRNIRKHALDEVKKVEGIGDDEIKRGEADVQKITDEFIARVDQTFQKKEQEILG
- the pyrH gene encoding UMP kinase, translated to MFKRVLLKLSGEFLAGESGFGISPETTAALARRITDALDGTDIELSIVIGGGNLWRGARNGQGMDPATADYIGMLGTVMNAMALQDAMESAGRPTRVMSAIQMAAVAEPYIRRRAIRHLEKGRVVIFGGGNGAPFFTTDTTSTLRALEVGADVVLMAKNKVDGVYDSDPRKNPDAKFIAQATHLQVVEQRLEVMDATALTLCMDKGLPIVVFDLFQEGNLPRLFRGERVGTLIQS
- the tsf gene encoding translation elongation factor Ts; the protein is MLESIKKLRELTGAGMMDVKKALADADNNEEKAIALLRERGIAKAVKKGDREAKEGIVRFAVDGTRAAIVEVNSETDFVARNSDFQAVVEKLAQAALAAKTSDLDTFKAYTVDGETVADLVAATAGKIGENIVLNKVAYLEGSTVAGYVHSNGKIGVLVDVEGGSEAQAKDVALHVAAERPQFLSRDEVDSSDIEKEREILTNKALNEGKPQQIVEKIVEGQIGKFYSEKVLPEQAFVKDNSLTVAKYLGGATVKRFVRFEIGA